A genome region from Sphingobacteriaceae bacterium GW460-11-11-14-LB5 includes the following:
- a CDS encoding N-acetyltransferase, with protein sequence MDSKFFAHETAVIDEGANISEGVKIWHFSHVMSNCIIGENCNIGQNVVISPGVELGKNVKIQNNVSIYEGVTCDDDVFLGPSMVFTNVINPRSAVNRRGQYSKTHVGKGASIGANATIVCGHDIGAFAFIGAGAVVTKTIVPYALVVGNPAKQIGWVSEYGHRLNFDNSGIAICEESGQEYKLENNLVIRVK encoded by the coding sequence ATGGATAGTAAATTTTTCGCACATGAAACAGCTGTGATAGATGAGGGGGCAAATATTTCAGAAGGAGTTAAAATTTGGCATTTTTCGCATGTGATGTCAAACTGTATAATTGGTGAAAATTGTAATATAGGTCAAAATGTGGTGATTTCTCCAGGGGTTGAGTTAGGTAAAAACGTCAAGATTCAAAATAATGTTTCAATTTATGAGGGCGTTACTTGTGATGATGATGTTTTTTTAGGGCCATCAATGGTTTTTACAAATGTGATTAACCCCAGAAGTGCAGTAAATAGAAGAGGGCAATACTCAAAAACTCATGTTGGAAAAGGTGCCTCAATTGGTGCGAATGCAACTATTGTTTGTGGCCACGATATTGGCGCGTTTGCTTTTATAGGGGCTGGTGCTGTTGTTACCAAAACGATAGTTCCATATGCATTAGTTGTAGGTAATCCTGCTAAACAAATAGGTTGGGTAAGCGAGTACGGACATCGATTAAATTTCGATAATAGTGGCATCGCAATATGTGAAGAGAGTGGACAAGAATATAAGTTAGAAAATAATTTAGTAATCAGAGTTAAATAG
- a CDS encoding transcriptional regulator encodes MVDLKGQYLKIKSEIDQALLEAVEGAAYINGPQVKQFSNSLKEYNNVNSAVTCANGTDALQIAMMALGFKPGDEIIVPAFTYIATVEVIALLGLIPKFIDVTEDTFELDHTKLEELISDKTVGIIPVHLFGQCSNMEAILAIARKYSIAVIEDTAQAMGSQYIFKDGSKAFGGTIGNIGTTSFFPSKNLGCFGDGGALLTQNEALGEKIHIIANHGQRKKYYHEVVGINSRLDTVQAAILNVKIKYLDDYSLARQGVAKKYDEMISGLNGLVIPARASYSTHVFNQYTCKVKDGRRDEFKQYLQDNGIPTMVYYPVPVHLQEAYLVYGYNEGDFPVAERLCREVISLPIHTEMKTEVQDYIIENIINFFK; translated from the coding sequence ATGGTAGACCTTAAAGGTCAATATTTAAAAATCAAATCAGAAATTGATCAGGCATTGCTGGAGGCAGTAGAAGGAGCAGCATATATAAACGGGCCACAGGTAAAGCAATTCAGCAATAGCCTAAAAGAATATAACAATGTTAACAGTGCGGTAACATGTGCAAATGGGACTGATGCACTTCAAATAGCTATGATGGCCTTGGGCTTTAAACCCGGTGATGAAATTATCGTTCCTGCCTTTACCTATATTGCAACTGTCGAGGTGATTGCCTTATTAGGGCTTATCCCTAAATTTATTGATGTTACAGAAGATACTTTCGAGTTAGACCATACGAAACTTGAAGAACTGATATCAGATAAAACTGTAGGGATTATTCCTGTTCACCTATTTGGTCAATGCTCCAATATGGAAGCGATTTTAGCTATCGCCAGGAAGTATAGTATTGCTGTTATCGAGGATACAGCTCAGGCCATGGGATCTCAATACATTTTTAAGGATGGCTCAAAAGCCTTTGGAGGAACCATTGGTAATATTGGCACTACCTCTTTTTTTCCATCAAAAAATTTGGGCTGTTTTGGCGACGGTGGCGCTTTGCTGACCCAAAATGAAGCCTTGGGTGAAAAAATTCATATCATTGCCAATCATGGTCAGCGAAAAAAATACTATCATGAAGTTGTTGGTATTAATTCGAGATTAGACACTGTGCAGGCTGCTATACTTAATGTGAAGATTAAATATTTAGATGACTACAGCCTTGCCAGACAAGGGGTAGCCAAAAAATATGATGAAATGATTTCAGGTCTGAATGGCCTTGTTATTCCGGCCAGAGCAAGTTATTCTACGCATGTATTTAATCAATATACCTGTAAAGTTAAGGATGGAAGAAGGGATGAATTCAAGCAATATCTTCAGGATAATGGCATCCCCACAATGGTTTATTATCCTGTTCCGGTACATTTACAAGAAGCTTATTTGGTTTATGGCTATAATGAAGGAGATTTCCCAGTTGCGGAAAGATTATGCAGGGAAGTGATTTCTCTTCCTATCCATACCGAAATGAAAACTGAAGTTCAAGACTACATTATTGAAAATATAATTAACTTTTTTAAATAG
- a CDS encoding hydroxyglutarate oxidase (catalyzed the formation of 2-ketoglutarate from 2-hydroxyglutarate) — MSIKKYDIIVVGAGLVGLSTAYQLKIAQPELNVLILDKEDGVAKHQSGHNSGVIHSGIYYKPGSLKAQNCISGYQSIIEFAQQHEIPYDICGKIIVATDQKELPGLNNIYQRGIENGLKGLKRLSAAESREIEPHCAALESIFVPQTGIIDYPKMAEKILELFMALGGEISFNQEVNKIQQDSKCIIVKTNLEVYSTVKLVSCGGLFSDRIASLTEDDNNLRIIPFRGEYYKLKTERESLVKHLIYPVPDPEFPFLGVHFTRMIGGGIEAGPNAVLAFKREGYKFSDFSLKDMGDTLAWPGFWKIVAKYGQTGMGEIYRSLSKAAFTRSLQKLIPEINQSDLVEGGAGVRAQACDKKGNLIDDFNILQNANIIHVRNAPSPAATSSLSIGKLISDKILN, encoded by the coding sequence ATGTCAATTAAAAAATATGATATCATCGTTGTTGGTGCAGGGCTTGTTGGTTTATCTACTGCCTATCAATTAAAAATTGCTCAACCTGAGTTAAATGTTTTAATTTTAGATAAGGAAGATGGTGTTGCAAAGCATCAATCTGGCCATAATAGTGGTGTTATACATAGTGGTATTTATTATAAACCAGGAAGTCTGAAAGCTCAGAATTGTATTTCGGGTTATCAATCTATAATTGAGTTTGCTCAACAACATGAGATTCCTTATGATATTTGTGGGAAAATTATTGTCGCTACAGATCAAAAAGAGCTACCTGGTTTAAACAACATTTATCAGAGGGGGATTGAAAATGGCTTAAAAGGTTTGAAAAGACTTTCAGCTGCTGAGAGTAGAGAGATTGAACCACACTGTGCTGCATTAGAGTCAATTTTCGTTCCACAAACAGGTATCATTGACTATCCGAAAATGGCAGAAAAGATTTTAGAACTTTTTATGGCACTTGGTGGGGAAATATCTTTTAACCAGGAAGTTAATAAGATTCAACAAGATAGTAAGTGCATAATTGTTAAGACTAATCTTGAAGTATACAGTACTGTTAAACTAGTAAGTTGTGGTGGACTATTTTCTGATCGCATAGCCTCTTTAACGGAGGATGACAATAATCTTAGAATTATACCTTTTCGGGGCGAATACTACAAATTGAAAACTGAGCGCGAAAGCTTAGTTAAACATTTAATCTATCCAGTTCCCGATCCGGAATTTCCATTTTTAGGTGTTCATTTTACCAGAATGATTGGCGGTGGAATTGAAGCTGGACCAAATGCTGTTCTGGCTTTTAAAAGAGAAGGATATAAATTCAGTGATTTCAGTTTGAAAGATATGGGTGATACATTAGCCTGGCCCGGGTTCTGGAAAATTGTTGCGAAATATGGGCAAACTGGGATGGGCGAAATTTATAGGTCTTTATCAAAGGCAGCATTTACCCGTTCCTTACAAAAGCTAATACCAGAGATCAATCAGAGTGACTTGGTTGAAGGTGGAGCAGGTGTTAGAGCGCAGGCTTGTGATAAAAAAGGAAATTTAATAGATGATTTTAATATTCTTCAAAATGCAAATATCATTCATGTTAGGAATGCACCTTCTCCCGCCGCAACTTCATCATTGTCGATTGGGAAATTAATCAGTGATAAAATTCTAAATTAA
- a CDS encoding Vi polysaccharide biosynthesis protein VipA/TviB — MSKHKIAIIGLGYVGLPLAIEFAKKYEVIGFDINQERVEELNNGEDRTQEADLETLRSVRVKNGIGLSFASAVSAIESSNIYIVTVPTPIDQFKAPDLTPLLKASEMLGKILKRGDIVIYESTVYPGCTEEECVPVLEKFSQLKFNEDFYCGYSPERINPGDKVNTLTKIKKVTSGSTPQIAEVVDNLYSSIITAGTHKAPSLKVAEASKAIENAQRDVNISFVNELALIFDRIGIDTTDVIEAAGTKWNFLKYKPGLVGGHCIGVDPYYLAHKAESLGYHPQVILSGRRVNDNMGMFVANKVIKLMIGKGHLIKGSKALILGFTFKENCPDTRNTRVIDIYQELLQFGLDVDIYDPWADPQDVQHEYNVPIIDRLNGTDYKAIIVAVSHNEFLSIDFQTYKDKGAVIFDTKSFIDRNIVDGRL, encoded by the coding sequence ATGAGTAAACATAAGATTGCTATTATTGGTTTAGGTTACGTAGGCTTACCTCTTGCTATAGAGTTTGCTAAAAAATATGAAGTTATTGGGTTTGATATCAACCAGGAACGAGTTGAAGAACTGAATAATGGCGAAGACCGCACACAAGAGGCCGATTTAGAAACGCTTAGAAGTGTACGCGTTAAGAATGGTATAGGATTGTCATTTGCCTCAGCTGTTAGTGCCATAGAAAGCAGTAACATATATATAGTAACAGTTCCCACCCCTATTGATCAATTTAAAGCTCCAGATTTAACGCCTCTGCTAAAAGCATCAGAAATGCTTGGCAAAATATTAAAGAGGGGTGATATCGTGATTTATGAATCAACTGTATATCCTGGTTGTACAGAAGAGGAATGTGTGCCAGTACTGGAAAAATTTAGCCAGCTAAAATTTAACGAGGACTTTTATTGCGGCTATTCTCCAGAAAGAATCAATCCAGGAGATAAAGTAAACACATTAACTAAAATAAAAAAGGTAACTTCTGGTTCTACACCTCAAATTGCTGAAGTTGTTGACAACTTATACAGTAGCATTATAACTGCCGGCACACATAAAGCTCCAAGTTTAAAGGTTGCTGAAGCCAGTAAAGCTATTGAAAATGCACAGAGAGATGTAAATATTTCTTTTGTTAATGAACTGGCTTTAATTTTTGATCGAATAGGTATAGATACCACAGATGTAATTGAGGCCGCTGGAACAAAGTGGAACTTCCTCAAATATAAACCTGGTTTAGTAGGCGGGCATTGTATTGGTGTAGATCCTTATTATCTGGCGCATAAAGCAGAGTCTTTAGGTTACCATCCACAGGTAATATTATCTGGCAGAAGAGTTAATGATAACATGGGCATGTTCGTCGCAAACAAGGTTATTAAATTAATGATAGGTAAGGGACATCTTATTAAAGGATCCAAAGCTTTAATACTAGGTTTTACATTCAAAGAAAATTGCCCTGACACGAGGAATACGCGGGTAATTGATATTTATCAAGAATTATTACAATTTGGATTGGATGTGGATATTTATGATCCATGGGCTGATCCGCAAGATGTGCAACATGAATATAACGTGCCAATTATTGATCGTTTAAATGGAACTGATTATAAAGCCATCATTGTGGCAGTATCGCACAATGAGTTTTTATCTATCGATTTTCAGACTTATAAAGATAAGGGGGCAGTAATTTTTGATACTAAATCATTTATTGATAGGAATATTGTTGATGGTAGATTATAA